One segment of Bradyrhizobium sp. CB2312 DNA contains the following:
- a CDS encoding amidase, protein MHKSVDEAVTSLHDLSAVDLIAGYRAKQFSPSEVLEDVLAHVAAWEPHLKALYAFDSDSAREAAKASTARWTGGEPSGPLDGVPVTVKDNIATKGVPVPLGAASVKLVPAEKDAPPAARLREAGAVIFAKTTMPDYGMLSSGLSSFHALARNPWDLSKNPGGSSAGAGAAAAAGYGPLHLGTDIGGSVRLPAGWCGLVGLKPSFGRVPIDPTYVGRVAGPMTRTVDDCALMMSVIAKPDRRDGMSLPAEPLNWKGPEKSPRKLRIGLMLDPGCGMALEKPVREVAVKAAKAFESVGAVVTEVDGILTREMLDGLDNFWRARMWDDLSKLTPTEQAKVLPYIFKWGESGAKLSGVDVIRGFNQTMAIRAAASKLFCELDYVISPTAPNVNFPAEWASPINDPMKPFEHIAYTVPWNMSENPAISINGGFDAKGFPIGVQIVGRRFDDIGVLGMAKAFEGLRGAQRPWPKPPAK, encoded by the coding sequence ATGCACAAGAGCGTCGACGAAGCCGTCACCTCGCTGCACGATCTGTCCGCGGTCGACCTGATCGCGGGCTATCGCGCAAAACAGTTCTCGCCGAGCGAGGTGCTGGAGGACGTGCTCGCGCATGTCGCTGCGTGGGAGCCGCACCTGAAGGCGCTCTATGCATTCGATTCCGACAGCGCGCGCGAGGCCGCCAAGGCCTCGACCGCGCGCTGGACCGGCGGCGAACCTTCCGGGCCGCTCGACGGCGTGCCGGTCACGGTGAAAGACAACATCGCGACCAAGGGTGTGCCCGTCCCGCTCGGCGCGGCCAGCGTCAAGCTGGTGCCGGCCGAGAAGGACGCCCCGCCCGCCGCGCGGCTGCGCGAGGCAGGCGCGGTGATCTTCGCAAAAACCACCATGCCCGATTACGGCATGCTGTCATCGGGGCTCTCCTCTTTCCATGCGCTGGCGCGCAACCCCTGGGACCTCTCCAAGAATCCCGGCGGCTCCAGCGCGGGCGCCGGCGCGGCTGCTGCGGCCGGCTATGGTCCCTTGCATCTCGGCACCGATATCGGCGGCTCGGTGCGCCTGCCCGCGGGCTGGTGCGGCCTCGTCGGGTTGAAGCCGAGCTTTGGCCGCGTGCCGATCGATCCCACCTATGTCGGCCGTGTCGCCGGTCCCATGACCCGCACCGTCGACGATTGCGCGCTGATGATGAGCGTGATCGCAAAGCCCGACCGGCGCGACGGCATGAGCCTGCCCGCCGAGCCTTTGAACTGGAAAGGGCCGGAGAAGTCGCCGCGCAAGCTGCGCATCGGCCTGATGCTCGATCCCGGATGCGGCATGGCGCTGGAGAAGCCGGTGCGCGAGGTCGCGGTAAAGGCCGCGAAGGCGTTCGAGTCCGTGGGCGCGGTCGTGACCGAGGTCGACGGCATCCTCACCCGCGAGATGCTCGACGGGCTCGACAATTTCTGGCGCGCGCGGATGTGGGACGATCTATCGAAGCTGACGCCGACCGAACAGGCAAAGGTGCTGCCCTACATCTTCAAATGGGGCGAGTCCGGCGCGAAATTGTCGGGCGTCGACGTCATCCGCGGCTTCAACCAGACCATGGCGATCCGCGCTGCGGCGTCAAAACTGTTCTGCGAGCTCGACTATGTGATCTCTCCGACCGCGCCGAACGTGAACTTTCCGGCGGAATGGGCCTCGCCGATCAACGATCCCATGAAGCCGTTCGAGCACATCGCCTATACCGTGCCGTGGAATATGTCGGAGAATCCCGCTATCTCCATCAACGGCGGCTTCGACGCCAAGGGTTTTCCCATCGGCGTGCAGATCGTCGGCCGCCGCTTCGACGATATCGGCGTGCTCGGCATGGCCAAGGCGTTCGAAGGCCTGCGCGGGGCGCAGAGGCCCTGGCCGAAACCGCCGGCGAAATAG
- a CDS encoding M20 aminoacylase family protein, whose protein sequence is MPTIERIDGYADELTAIRRDLHAHPEIGFEEVRTSGIVADKLKSWGVEVHRGLGGTGVIGVIKGKGSGSKRIGLRADMDALPMEENTNLKWSSKIPGRFHGCGHDGHTTILLGTARYLAETRNFDGTVHLIFQPAEEGLGGARAMIKDGLFEKFPCDELYGLHNAPDLNHGEIAILPGPAMAGADFFDLRITGYGAHGAMPERSKDAVIIATTLAQAIQTVVSRNVEPLQAAVVSITQIHAGSAYNVIPGEAHLCGTIRTFSNEVRALISQRIRTICAGIAAAYQCEIEADIRDTFGVLVNQVEQSKVVEEVARTVVNPTNVITRAQPKMGSEDFADMLQTIPGAYFWVGHDGSVPVHNPGFVLDDKILPIGASMFARIIETRMPVS, encoded by the coding sequence ATGCCCACGATCGAGCGCATCGACGGCTACGCCGACGAACTCACTGCCATCAGGCGCGACCTCCACGCCCATCCCGAGATCGGCTTCGAGGAAGTGCGCACCTCCGGCATCGTCGCCGACAAGCTGAAGAGCTGGGGCGTCGAGGTGCATCGCGGTCTCGGCGGCACCGGCGTGATCGGCGTCATCAAGGGCAAGGGCTCGGGCAGCAAGCGCATCGGCCTGCGCGCCGACATGGACGCGCTGCCGATGGAAGAGAACACCAATCTGAAATGGAGCTCGAAGATCCCCGGCCGCTTCCATGGCTGCGGCCATGACGGCCACACCACCATTCTGCTCGGCACCGCGCGCTATCTCGCCGAGACCAGGAATTTCGACGGCACCGTGCACCTGATCTTCCAGCCGGCCGAGGAAGGCCTCGGCGGAGCCCGTGCGATGATCAAGGACGGGCTGTTCGAGAAGTTTCCGTGCGACGAGCTCTACGGCCTGCACAACGCGCCCGACCTCAACCATGGCGAGATCGCGATCCTGCCCGGCCCGGCGATGGCCGGCGCCGATTTCTTCGACCTCCGCATCACCGGCTATGGCGCGCATGGCGCCATGCCCGAGCGCTCCAAGGACGCGGTGATCATCGCCACCACGCTGGCGCAGGCAATCCAGACGGTCGTCAGCCGCAACGTCGAACCGCTTCAGGCTGCGGTGGTATCGATCACCCAGATCCATGCAGGTTCTGCCTACAACGTCATTCCCGGCGAAGCACATCTTTGCGGCACCATCCGCACGTTCTCGAATGAAGTCCGCGCCCTGATCAGCCAACGCATCCGCACGATCTGCGCCGGCATCGCGGCAGCGTATCAGTGCGAGATCGAGGCCGACATCCGCGACACCTTCGGTGTGCTGGTCAACCAGGTCGAGCAGTCCAAGGTGGTCGAGGAAGTCGCGCGCACCGTGGTGAATCCCACCAACGTGATCACGCGCGCGCAGCCGAAGATGGGCAGCGAGGATTTCGCCGACATGCTGCAGACCATTCCCGGCGCCTATTTCTGGGTCGGCCATGACGGCTCGGTGCCGGTGCACAATCCCGGCTTCGTGCTCGACGACAAGATCCTGCCGATCGGCGCCAGCATGTTCGCCCGGATCATCGAAACGCGCATGCCGGTGAGCTAG
- a CDS encoding M81 family metallopeptidase, producing the protein MTRIAVGGFLHETNTFAPTKATFADFQHGGGWPAMTEGADVLKVMRRINVGLAGFADSTEASGWELIPTIACGASPSAHVTRDAFERIVKVMVDGIKAAGPIDAVYLDLHGAMVTEHLDDGEGEILARVRRIIGKDVPLVASLDLHANVTPEMMEHADALIAYRTYPHVDMADTGRAAARHLALLLKTKQRFAKAFRQLPFLIPISWQCTNDQPTKGIYEKLAAVESDAVPTLSFAPGFPAADFRHCGPSVFAYGRTQADADRAADAIVKLIEGHEDDFDGKIWSPDDGVRHAMELSRTASKPIIIADTQDNPGAGGDSDTTGMLRALVRNKASAATGAIYDPESARAAHAAGVGATVTLALGGKSGIPGDEPYRETFVVEQLSDGRFIAPGPYYGGREMEMGPSACLRIGDVRVVVSSHKAQLADQAMYRYVGIEPTQEKILVNKSSVHFRADFEPIAEKLMICAAPGAMPADTASLPWTRLRPGIRIKPNGPVFTPPSR; encoded by the coding sequence ATGACACGCATCGCCGTCGGCGGCTTCCTGCACGAGACCAACACCTTCGCCCCGACCAAGGCGACGTTTGCGGACTTCCAGCATGGCGGCGGCTGGCCGGCGATGACTGAAGGTGCCGACGTGCTGAAGGTGATGCGGCGCATCAATGTCGGGCTCGCCGGTTTCGCCGACAGCACCGAGGCCAGTGGCTGGGAACTCATCCCGACCATCGCCTGCGGCGCGAGCCCTTCGGCGCATGTCACCAGGGACGCCTTCGAGCGCATCGTGAAGGTCATGGTCGACGGCATCAAAGCCGCCGGGCCGATCGACGCGGTCTATCTCGACCTGCACGGCGCCATGGTGACCGAGCATCTCGACGACGGCGAAGGCGAAATCTTGGCGCGCGTGCGCCGCATCATCGGCAAGGATGTTCCGCTGGTCGCGAGCCTCGACCTGCACGCCAACGTCACGCCCGAGATGATGGAGCATGCGGACGCGCTGATCGCCTACCGCACCTACCCCCATGTCGACATGGCCGACACCGGCCGCGCCGCCGCGCGCCATCTCGCGCTGCTGCTGAAGACGAAGCAGCGTTTTGCCAAGGCGTTCCGGCAATTGCCGTTCCTGATCCCGATCAGCTGGCAGTGCACCAACGACCAGCCCACCAAGGGCATCTACGAGAAGCTCGCCGCCGTCGAGAGCGATGCGGTTCCCACCCTCTCCTTCGCGCCGGGCTTTCCGGCGGCCGATTTCCGCCACTGCGGCCCGAGCGTGTTCGCCTATGGCAGGACGCAAGCGGACGCCGATCGCGCGGCCGATGCCATCGTCAAGCTGATCGAAGGCCATGAGGACGATTTCGACGGCAAGATCTGGTCGCCCGACGACGGCGTCCGCCACGCCATGGAACTCTCGAGGACCGCGAGCAAGCCGATCATCATCGCGGACACCCAGGACAATCCTGGCGCCGGCGGCGATTCCGACACGACGGGCATGCTGCGCGCGCTGGTGCGCAACAAGGCCAGCGCCGCGACCGGCGCGATCTACGATCCGGAATCGGCCAGGGCCGCGCATGCGGCCGGCGTCGGCGCCACCGTGACTCTGGCGCTCGGCGGCAAGTCCGGCATTCCCGGCGACGAGCCCTATCGCGAGACCTTCGTGGTCGAACAACTCTCCGACGGCCGCTTCATCGCGCCTGGCCCCTATTATGGCGGCCGTGAGATGGAGATGGGCCCCTCGGCGTGCCTGCGCATCGGCGACGTCCGCGTCGTCGTCTCCTCGCACAAGGCCCAGCTCGCAGACCAGGCAATGTACCGCTATGTCGGCATCGAGCCGACGCAGGAGAAGATCCTAGTCAACAAGAGCTCGGTGCATTTCCGCGCCGACTTCGAGCCGATCGCGGAAAAGCTGATGATCTGCGCCGCGCCCGGCGCGATGCCGGCCGACACCGCGTCGCTGCCCTGGACGCGCCTGCGTCCGGGCATCCGCATCAAGCCGAACGGCCCCGTTTTCACTCCCCCTTCACGCTAA